GCGGCCGGCTTCGATGATGCGGGCCAGGAACTGGCGGGTGCGGGGTTGGGTCGGGGCGCCGAAGAGCTGCTGCGGCGCTCCGGTCTCGATCACCCGGCCGCCGTCCAGGAAACAGACCTGGTCGGCGACGTCGCGGGCGAAGGTCATCTCGTGGGTGGCCAGCACCATCGTCGTGCCGTCGGCCTTGAGGTCGCGGATCAGGGCCAACACCTCGCCGACCAGCTCCGGGTCCAGCGCCGAGGTGACCTCGTCGAGCAGAAGCAGCCGGGGGTTGTTGGCCAGCGCCCGGACGATCGCCACCCGCTGCTGCTGGCCGCCGGAGAGCCGGTCCGGGTACGCCCCGGCCCGGTCACCCAACCCCACCCGGTCGAGCAGTTCCCGGGCGTGCGCCTCCGCCTGCGCCCGGCTGCGGCCGTGCACCCGGCGCGGGGCGAGCGTGACGTTGTCCAGCACGCTCAGGTGCGGAAAGAGGTTGTACGCCTGGAAGACCAGGCCGATGCGGCGGCGTACCCGGTCGGGGTCGACGCCGGGGGCGGAGATCTCCTCGCCGTCCAGCTCGATGGTGCCGTCGTCGAGGTCGTCCAGCAGGTTGACGCAGCGCAGCAGGGTCGACTTGCCCGAACCGGAGGCCCCGATCAGCGCCACCACCTCGTGTTCGGCCACGGTCAGGTCGAGCTGGTCGAGGACGACCTGCCCGCCGAAGACCTTGCGTAGCCCTCGACACCGCAACAACGCCACGGTCAACCTCCGGACTGGCGGCGGGCGGCCCGCAGGGTCACCCGGTCGGTGACCGCGATCAGCGGGACGGCGAGCAGGACGAAGAGCACCCCGGCCACGACGTACGGGGTGTAGTTGAAGGTCTGGGCGGTGGCGATCTGCGCGGCGCGTACCGCGTCGATCGGGCCGGCCAGACTGACCAGCCCGACGTCCTTCTGCAGCGCGACCACGTCGTTGAGCAGCGGCGGCGCGACCCGGCGGACGGCCTGCGGCAGCACCACGTGCCGCATGGTCTGCCGGTGGGTCAGCCCCAGCGAGCGGGCCGCGGCGAGTTGGCTCGGGTGCACCGACTCGATGCCGGCGCGGAACACCTCGGCCAGGTACCCGCCGTAGGTGAGCACCAGGGCCAGCCCGCCGAGCACCAGCACCGGC
Above is a window of Micromonospora yangpuensis DNA encoding:
- a CDS encoding amino acid ABC transporter ATP-binding protein, which encodes MALLRCRGLRKVFGGQVVLDQLDLTVAEHEVVALIGASGSGKSTLLRCVNLLDDLDDGTIELDGEEISAPGVDPDRVRRRIGLVFQAYNLFPHLSVLDNVTLAPRRVHGRSRAQAEAHARELLDRVGLGDRAGAYPDRLSGGQQQRVAIVRALANNPRLLLLDEVTSALDPELVGEVLALIRDLKADGTTMVLATHEMTFARDVADQVCFLDGGRVIETGAPQQLFGAPTQPRTRQFLARIIEAGRL